CTATGTACTAAATCCATATATGGAAAATTGGTGCATTAAATGGGTTGTCATATCACCAATATTATCAAGTGATACTCAATGGAGAGAAAAAGCAAAAGCTTTTGTAGAAGGGCAAGGTATCAACAATCAAGGACGTGTACGTTCAGACAACATTGCAAGTAAATCCTGTGATGGATTATTATTTCGATCTCAACCAGAAATCTATTTGTATGAGGGGTTTAAGAGGCTTGGAGTTCCTTTTGCACCTCTTGCGGTATTTATTCGAGGGGGTCAAGATTATCGTCGTATTGAACCAGATTTTCTAATTATTAAAGATGGAATAACAATGATTGTTGAGGTTGATGGTGATACTGTTCATAGAGAATTACCCGCACAAGCTCATGATAGGTTAAATATGCTCACTCATGAGGGAGCTATTGTAGAACGGGTATTAGCAAGCGAATGTGACACGCCTGAAAAAGCAAAACAATGCGCTTCTTGATTAATAGAAATTCTTAAGAAGCGAAAAAAAAATATGTAATGACATATGATCGCATCCTCATTGCTGTCTTGGTAGATATGATCGCACTAAGGCTTAATTCCTCCCTTATTGACAGTGGGTGTAGAGATGTAACTAATTAATTTCCAAGTTTCCAATTATCGTAAATAATTTCTACTTCTTCGGTGTTGCTTCCCCAAATTTGATCACAAGTGCGATCGCTATACTCACCACTAAAATTAACGTCATACTCAAAGCTGAACCAAACCCCCAATTTTGAGTAGCACCAAGAAACTGGTTATAAACTAACCTAGCAGCAGTCATACTAGAAGCACCACCCAGTAATTCTGGATCAATAAAATCCCCCAAAGCGGTGATAAATACCAACAAAGAACCAGCAGCAATACCTGGAAAAACCTGTGGTACAGTCACCTTCCAAAAAGTTTGCACTGGATTTGCACCCAAATCAGCTGCGGCTTCCAGTAACTGCTGGTCTAGTTTTTCCAGAGAGGCATACAACACTAAAACCATATAAGGTAATAAACTGTAAGTCATGCCAATTAATACCGCTGGATTGCGGTGAAGCAATTCCAACGCTGGTAAACCTATGCTGGTGAGTATACTATTCAATAATCCCGTAGGACGGAGAATAGTAATCCAAGCATAAGAGCGCAGTAAAGAAGAAGTCCATAAAGGCAAGACAAAGCCTAATAACAGCAAATTGCGCCAGCGTTTTGGTGCTATTTGAGCAATCCAATAAGCCACAGGAAACCCTAAAAGTAAACAAATAATTGTTGTATTAATTGCCAAAAATAGGGAATTAAATATTACTCGTAAATAAAGCGGTTCCAGAATACGGATATAGTTGTCAACACCGTTAGGATTGACAATATCCCCTGGTCGGATATCCGTTACTAAACTCAATTGAAAAATGATTAATGTGGGCAGTAACAATAACAGTAATAACCAAATCCCAGATGGTGCCAGTAAGGACACAGGTGGCAACCATTTAAAAGGATAGTGATGCCATTGCGTTTTTTTGACAATATCGTCGGGGGATTCAATTAGGGAATTAGGACTTTGAATAGACACGACCAGATACCAATTTGTTTGATTTTAGATTTTGAATTATGAAAATAACACTAACTAATTTTAAGCTAGTAATTGAGTCCAGTATCGCTCATAAACTTCTTCAAATTCGCCTACTGGAGTGAGACGTTCACACTTGTCTAGAATTGCTTGTGGAGGAAATAAACTAGTATTATATTGAATTTCTTGTGGTAATTGTTCAAATCCGGCACGATTGGGAGTAGAAATATTCAGTCTTCTGCTGATTTCGGCGGCTACATCTGGTTGCATGAGGAAGTTAATCCAGCTATAAGCTCCAGGGATATTAGGGGCTGTTTTGGGAATGACAATAGTGTCTGTCCATAGAGAAGAACCACTGCGAGGAATCACATATTTAAACTTGGGGTTTTCCTTGGATATCTTAACTCCATCAGCAGAGTAACACATAGCTAATAATAAATCTCCTGCCAGCATTTGATTTTGCCAAGCATCGGTATCAAAAGCTGCGATCACAGGTTTTAAAGACCTCAATTTTTCATAAGCTGCTTTAATTTCAATCTCATTTTGTGAATTATAAGAATAACCTAGCATCTTTAATGTTGCACCCATCACCTCCCGCACATCATTGAGTAAGGTCATCCGCTTATAAAGTTTCTGCTGGTTTTGCCAAAGATACTCCCAATCTTCAGGTGGAGTTTCCAGTTTTTCAGAGTTGTAAACTAACCCTGTTGTTCCCCAATTAAAAGGCAGACTATAACGGTTATTAGGGTCATAAATAGGATTTTTAAATTGGGTAAATAAATTTTCTAACCCTATTAAACGTTCATGATTGATTTCTGCTAACAAATTTTTCTCTACCATCTTCTGCACCATATAATCAGATGGATAGATAATGCTATAAGTACCACCACCTCCAGCTTGTAATCTAGCCAGCATCACATCGTTGGAATCAAACGGATCTGCCAAAACTTTGATGCCAGTTTGGGTGGTAAAGGTAGATAGCAATTGTTGATCAGTATATTGACTCCATGTATATATATACAATTCATCACTTTTCCCAGAACTAGTAAAATGATTGGCGCTCACATTAGCTAATCTCCACCCACAACTACTTAAAGACAAGCTAGAAAGCAGCGCCATTTTTTTGATAAATTCTCTTCTCCTAGTCATTTTCTGTTAATTAACCCTTGATGTTTGACCAATAGCTAAACAGTCAGTTTCTGCCCACCAAATGTAGATGGGTGTATTTTGGTCGGGTAAGTTACCAAAGGTGTTGGGTTGTAAAACATTAACATTCACGCCGTTGGCTAATTCCACGACATAATTAACATGAGTACCCAAATACATGACATTAACTAGTCTGCCTTCAAAGCAGTTTGTTGGCAGATTGGGTTGATAAAGGGAAATCTGAATTTTTTCAGGACGCACACTTAAGACTACCGCTTGTAATAATTCAATGGGTGTATCTTCTGTACGAGCAGCAACAATTGACAGTCCAGTTTTAGTCAAAATCTGCACACACTCGGCATCAATGGTAGTGATTTCACCGCTGAATAAATTTGTATCACCAATAAAATCAGCGACAAAAGCGGTTTGAGGACGTTCGTAAATTGTGCTAGGAGTACCGATTTGTTCAATTTTGCCTTGATTCATCACCGCGATCCGATCAGATAAACTTAGTGCTTCCTCCTGATCGTGTGTAACCATGACAAAAGTTAATCCTAACTCTTTGTGAAGATTGCATAGCTCAACCTGCATTTCCTTCCGCAGTTTTAAATCTAATGCCCCCAAGGGTTCATCTAGGAGCAAGACTGTGGGACGATTAACTAAGGCCCTAGCTAAAGCCACCCGTTGCTGTTGACCACCAGAAAGCTGAGAAGGTAAGCGCGATCGCAAACTTTCCATTTTCACCAGCTTTAAAGCTTCCGTGACTCTGCTATTAAGTTCTGATTTGGATAATTTTTTTAACCGTAATCCAAAAGCAATGTTATCCCACACATTTAAGTGATTAAACAGAGCATAGCTTTGAAATACAGTATTTACAGGTCTCCTATAAGGAGGCACATCAGTCATCGACTGACCTTGAATTAGCAACTTGCCTGCATCAACCCGTTCAAACCCGGCAATTAACCGGAGTATAGTTGTCTTACCACAACCAGAAGGTCCTAAAATACTAAAGAACTCTCCCTGTCTAACATCCAAGTCCACGCCATGTACTGCCGGTTCTTGGCTGAAAAACTTGAATACGTTTCGCAGTTCAACATCAAGCGGCTGATAATTGCTTACACTCCTCTGATTCTGCATCACAGTTTGAGCCATAATTTTCAGTAGAATGCCTTGATATGATGAAACTTGGTTGAGCAATGTAGGCTATGAAATAGACTACAAATCACACTTTGATTTATTGTATCTGGCAAGAACACCCTTGTTAAAAATATATAGGAATCCGGTTTGATTACTGATAACTTGCGTGGCGTAGCCATAATTACTTGTGTAGGCCAGAGGCCAGAGGCCAGAGAATTAAGGAAGATTAAGGTATACCCAGCGGGAGCAAAAATCAAATAGGAGTCCTCTACTAGCCATTGTTTTAGACTCAATGCCGGATAGGAGTTAGAAACTATTGTTTACAGATAATATTAATTTCATGCAACCTTTTAATCTTATGGCTATATTACCATCACCACTTAGTAGTCAAAAAAATACGCGCACAGTTGGGCGTGGTTCTCAGTCGGTATTTTTAATACTATTCACTTTATTGATGACCTCTGGAATAGGCGCTCGTTTAGCTTATTTGCAAATTATTGAGGGTCCAAAACTCCGGCAACGGGCAGAGTCTAACCGAATTCGGATGATTCCCAAACAACCAGAAAGAGGCAACATTTTTGACCGTAATGGCAAACTGTTAGCGACTACTCGCTATCCGCGCTCTGTTCATTTGTGGCCAATGGCACATACTAAGCCCTCATGGTCAGTTGTGGGTCCGCGTCTGTCCCAAATCCTCGATATTCCTCAAGAGGAGATGGAAAAGAAACTGATAGAAGCAGGGGCCAATTCTTCTTCTCTCATTCGCATTGCTCGTGACTTAAATGATGCACAAGTTACAGCCTTGAAGGAATATGAGACGGAACTGACAGATGTAGAAATCAATACGGAAGCTGTGCGTCATTATCCTGATGGTAGGCAATTAGCGCATATACTCGGCTATACCCGCGAACTGACAGCAGAACAGCTAAAAAAACGGAAATCTGAAGGCTATCGTCTCGGTGATGTGATTGGCCAAATGGGTGTAGAAAAAGCCTATGAAAAAACCCTCCGGGGTGAATGGGGAGGTCAGCAAGTAGAAGTGGATGGTGCTGGTAGACCGCTGCGGGTATTGGGAGAGAAACAGGCGAAAGCTGGTAATGATTTACACTTGACAATCGATTTAGACATCCAAAAAGCAGCGGAAAAAGCTTTAGGTAAGCGCAATGGGGCAATTGTCGCACTCAACCCCAACAACGGTGAAGTCTTAGCAATGGTATCCCATCCTACCTATGACCCAAATATTTTTTCTAAACAAAAACTCTCTCAAAAAGACTGGGAAAGCGTCCAAGGTGCTGAACATCCTTTGGTGAATCGGGCTTTAAGTGCCTTTCCCCCAGCTAGTACGTTTAAAATTGTCACCACGACAGCGGGCATAGAATCGGGTAAGTTTTCTCCTAACGTAGTGCTACAAACCTATGGTTCTTTAACTATTGGTGGCACAAGATTTGGTGAATGGAATCATGCGGGATTTGGTCCCTTGGGTTTTGTTGGGGCTATGCAGTGGAGTAGTGATACTTTCTTTTATCAAATTGGTAAAGGTGTAGGGGGTCATAAATTGATTGAATGGACTCGCAAATATGGCTTTGGTGAAAAAACTGGTTTTGACTTTTCCACAGAAGAAGCAAAGGGTTTAGTTCCCGATGAAAACTGGAAACGCAAAGTTTGGAAAATGCCTTGGACTGTAGGCGACTCTATTAATATGTCCATTGGTCAAGGTGCTTTACAAACTACACCCCTACAAGTGGCTGTAATGTTCGCTGTACCGGCTAATGGTGGTTATCGAGTGCAGCCCCATTTAATTAAAGACAATGGAGACGCACAAAACTGGCGCGAATCTTTAAATATGAAGCCAATAACTATCAAAATTCTCCGTGAGGGATTGCGGAAGGTGGTGTCTGAAGGTACGGGTAAGGCTTTGAATAAACCAAATATTCCCCCAGTGGCTGGTAAGAGTGGTACAGCGGAAGCTTGGAAGGGTAGAGCAAAACAGAATCACGCTTGGTTTGGCGCTTATGCACCCGCTGATAAACCAGAAATTTTAATTGTGGCTTTTGCTGAACATTCCGGGGGTGGTGGCGGTAGTGTGGCTGCACCAATGATTTTAGAAATCATGGAAGAATATTTTGCCCGGAAGTATCCAGGGAAGTATAAAACAGGTGACAGGTGACAGAAGAAGCAGGGGGAGTAGGCGAGCAAGGGAGCAGGCGAGCAGGGGAGTAGGGGAGCAGGGGAGTAGGGGAGTAGGGGAGTAGGGGAGCAGGGGAGTAGGGGAGCAGGGGAGTAGGGGAGCAGGCGAGCAGGGGAGTAGGGGAGTAGGGGAGTAGGGGAGTAGGGGAGCAGGGAGCGGAGGAGAAAAATCCAATCCCCAATCACCAGTCCCCAGTCCCCAGTCCCCAATCACCAGTCCCCAATCACTGCACAGGTTTAATGTTTCTGGCTTTGTAGAAAGTTTCTAAGCTATTGCGATCGCCTACAAAACGCCAGTGCCAAGGTTCATAACTTACGCCTTGAGAATTATCCTTGGGAAAAGATAACTCAAAGCTAAAACGGGCAGCATTTGCTTGTAGCCACTGATAGGCTTTGGTATTCTCAAAAGTAGCTTGCAGGTTAGTAGCTGGTACTGCTCCATCTCCTATATCTACTGCATAGCCTGTATGATGCTCACTATGACCAGGAGGGGCGCTGAGGGCGGCTCTTTGGGCGGGGGTTTGATTACGTTGAGCGCCTACATTAAAAAATAACTGTTCTTGGTCTTTGACTGAACGAAAACCAGAAAGAGGCGCTAAAATTACACCTGCACTTCTGGCTGCTTGTGCCATAGCTTGAAACCTTTGGGCGGCTGCTTGTCGCATTCTGATCCGGCCATCGGCAGTAATTGGTAACAATTCTGATTCTGGTGCTTCAGGATATGCCAAATGCCCCAAAATTGCATCATTATTTGTAGTTGGGGTATTAGTTACTGTTGGTATAGAACTAACTGGTGTTGGTTGAGAATCAGCATTTTGTTTGGGTGCTGTAATAAAAAATAAAAAACCACTACCTACAGCCAGAAACATAAATCCTACTAATCCCCCAATGACCAAAACTAGCGGTTGCACGCGCAGTCTAGATCCAGTATCAGGAGTATCGCGTAAAGCAGCTGGAATATCATCACCAGGATCTGATGATGAGTTTTGCGGTTTTTCTGGAAACCCAGCCTTTTTCAAGTCTCTACTCCTGGTTGTTTACAATTTGGGATTTTAGATTTTAGATTTTGGATGGTGAAAAACTGACTAAATTTAGCTTTTCGCTTGCCATTGCTGCAAAACATTTTTATTGGTGTTATTCAAAATTTGAGCCTGGAAAAAAATTACCAAAATAGATATCATTTTATATCTCTTTTTTTAAGTAGAATCTTGATAAATCTCTTAGAACTATATATCAAATTGGTAGGATTAATCCTAGTAGGAGTAATTCTAGGACGCAAATTACCTGCTACATTTCCTACCCGTTTAGGTCAATTTCTATTTTGGATAGGAGTACCGATAAGTATTGTTGCTTTTTTAAGACAAACCGACTTATCAGGACAGATTTGGATTGCACCTGCGATCGCCTATTTAGCCATTTTACTAGGAGCATTTTTAGCTTGGATAGTGATCCAAGGTCAAGCCTATTTGACAAATTCTCTCCCCCAACCATCGACCCAAGGTAGTTTAATTCTAGCGTCAATGGTTGGTAATACAGGTTATCTGGGCTTTCCCATCACTTTAGCAATGGTCGGCAAGGAATACTTCGCCTGGGCTTTATTCTACGATTTATTGGGGTCACTTTTCGGGGCTTATGGTCTGGGGGTATTACTAGCAACCCGTTTTGGCAACGCAGGCCAAAATCATGGACAAATGGCTAAAGCTATTAAGGCTATATTAATCAATCCTGCCTTATGGAGTTTTGGGTTTGGGTTACTATTTCGCCAAGTGACAATTCCCCCGGTTATGGAATTTGGCTTAGATACATCAGCTTGGTGTGCTGTAGCTTTATCCTTGATTTTAATAGGTATGAGACTTTCACTGTTGAGTTCTTGGTACAAACTCAAACAAGCAGGAATCAGTTTGGTTATTAAAATGCTGTTAGTTCCGCTGATTTTAGGCAGCACATTATCATTTTTTGGTGTCACTGGTGAAGCTGCAAAGGTCATAGTCTTACAGATGGCCATGCCTCCAGCTTTTGCCACACTGGTATTAGCCGAAACCTTTGATTTAGACCGGGATTTGGCTGTGACGGCTTTAGCAATGGGGTCTATGGTATTGTTAGTAACTCTTCCGTTTTGGTTGTGGTTGTTTTAATTGGGAATCCGCCAATTGAAATTGCGGAAGAATTAAACGCAGATGTAGCTTGCTTCCCGCAGGGTACACAGATAAACGCAGATAATTTTGTACCTCATTATAGGAAAGGCTGTATAGTGCCAAAAAAAGAAAAACTTAAATAATTGGCTTCAAATTAATGTAAACAATTCATGAATTTTGGTAAGATAAACACAAGTATGGAAAAAAGTATTAAAGAATGACAGTCACTAATTCATCAAAGTAGAGGTAAATTATGACCGTAAACACAGATTTACAATCTTTATATGAACTAGATGAAAATTTATGGTTAGAAGAGACAATTATTTTACTAAAGGAAAAACGTTTTCAAGATTTAGACTTAAATAATCTAATTGAGGAGTTAGAAGCTTTGGGCAAAAGAGATAAAAATGCTGTTGCTAGTTTATTAGAACAAATAATTAGACATTTTTTATTATTACCCTATTGGACAGAAGAATATGAAATAAATGGTAATTATTGGCAAACAGAAATTATTGGTTTTCGTAACCAACTTGAGAGATTATTAACCAATAATTTACAAAATTATCTCCACAGTAAATTAGAAAAAATTTATAGAAGTGCTTTAAAATATGTGAAGCAAAAAACTAGATTTAAAATAGATTTTCCAGAAGATTGTCCTTATACTTTAGAACAACTTTTAGATGAAAATTATTTGTAAATCTAGAATCAATATAGAGACATTTACTAGAACATCTCTACAAGATTTATTGATAGCATATATAGGACTTACGCAAGATTGAACTCAAAACCTGATTCTTGCGTAGGGGTAATACCGCAACGGGCAAGCAAGCTACATGAATTACCCCTACTTCCGCTCTGTTTTGCGTAAGTCCTGATATATTAAAATCTGGTCTTATGATTATGTAACTGCTAAATTTTGCTTTTCTGCCAATTCTTTAGGGGTTGTATGTTCATAGATTTCAAAAGGTTGATGAATCCAGGGGTTATCGGGTAAATAATCAGTGTAGTAATCTGGGGCAATAACTGAACAGTCTTTATACCAAATTACAGCAGTACGGATTTCTTCAATGGGAAACTCGCTATGTTCTTTTAGCCAAGGGATAGTTTGTTGCAGAGTAATTCCCGAATCCACTAAATCATCGACTAAAAGAATTCGGGAACCTAACCTGTCGGTTGTCATCGTTAAGTGAGGGGAAACAATTAAACCACCCCTTTCTTGTTTACCTGCGCCACTGTATGATGAAGTAGCTAAAATTGCTAATGGTTGATTATATATCCGGGAGAGAATATCTCCTACACGCAGTCCCCCTCTGGCAAGACAGACAATTTGATTGAATTCCCAACCGGATTGATAAATCTTCACAGCTAATTGTTCAATTTTGTGGTGATAATCTGACCAAGAAACGTAAAGGTCTGACATAAAACTCAGGGAAGTATTTTTTAGTTAGCACTGAAAGCAAATCCAAACTATCTTAATATGAGCGTAAGTTATTATGAACGATGCTAATAGTGAAAAATTAGCCAGTGAAAAGTTAGATTTGAAAACGAAACTGGCTTATGGGGCTGGAGATTTAGGCCCGGCAATTACTTCTAATATTGCTATATTTTTTCTGCTGGTGTTCTTTACTAATGTCGCTGGTATTCCAGCGGGGTTAGCTGGTAGTATTTTGATGATTGGTAAAATTTGGGATGCTGTCAATGATCCAGTTGTGGGGTTATTGACTGACAAAACTAAATCTCGTCGCTGGGGTCGTCGTTTACCTTGGTTGTTATATGGTGCAATTCCTTTTGGTATTTTCTTTTTCTTGCAATGGATTGTACCACAATTTAGCCCAGAGCAAAGTAGTAATATTTGGCCATTGTTCTGGTATTACGTCGTAATTGGTGTCATATCTCAAGCGTTTTTTACTGTGGTCAATTTGCCTTATACGGCAATGACACCGGAATTATCTCAAGATTATGATGAACGGACTAGCCTGAATAGCTTTCGCTTTACTTTTTCCATTGGTGGCAGTATTTTATCATTGATTTTAGCGCAAATTGTTTTTTCTGTGATTGATAATCCTCAACAACAGTATCTAGTTTTAGCCGCAATTTGTACTGTGATTTCGACTTTATCTTTATATTGGTGCGTTTATGGAACACGCGATCGCATTATGGCTTTTGAAGCTAAACGTATCCAATTGGAAGAAACAGCAGAAATTCCTTTTATTGAACAGATCAAAATTGCCTTCAGTAATCGACCTTTTTTGTTTGTTATTGCTATCTATCTTTTTTCTTGGTTAGGGGTACAAATTACCGCCAGCATCATTCCCTATTTTGTTATTTACTGTATGGGGATGAAAAACTCAGAAGTTCCCACAGTTTTGATTGCGGTGCAAGCAACGGCTTTATTAATGTTATTTGTCTGGAGTAATTTAAGTAGAAGGTTTGGTAAAAAACTTGTTTATTTTCTGGGAATGAGTTTATGGATAATCGCTGCTGCGGGACTATTTTTCTTAAAGTCTAATCAAATTGGTTTAATGTATGTGATGGCTGTAATGGCTGGTTGTGGTGTTTCTACAGCTTATTTAATTCCTTGGTCAATGATTCCTGATGTGATTGAATTAGATGAATTACAAACCGGACAAAGACGGGAAGGAGTTTTTTATGGGTTCATGGTGTTATTGCAAAAGTTTGGTTTAGCTTTTGGGCTATTTATAGTAGGTAATGCTTTACAAGCATCGGGTTTTAAAGAAACTGTAGTTGGACAAAGTACATTACCTATACAACCTGAATCAGCGTTGTTAGCTATTAGAATTGCTGTAGGTCCAATACCCACAATTTGTTTAATTATTGGTTTGATTTTGACTTTTTTCTATCCCATTACCCGCGAGATGCACGCGGAAATTATGTTGAAGTTGCAGGAAAGACGGGAGAATAATTCTTAGGTTTTTTCTCCCAATTTTTGTTTGATGCGTGGATATAAATTGAACCTGAAACTTGTTGGACTTTTCATTGAATTTCCCGATCTTTTTGGTTTTGATTTGGGCGTTCTTTCACGCAAATAGGTATTAGCAATTTCTTCTAGTAAATCATCAACACTATCTAATGAACCTGGTTCGGTGATTTGAATGCTATTTATCCATTCTTGTGCTATTTTCAAGATTATTTCTTGATAGGAAACTTCATTTAGCTTGTCTTCTGAAAAATAGATATCCTTCTTTAACGTTATTCTCCATGAGACGAGCAAAATTTTTGAGAAATTTAATATCTTCCATGCCAAAAATTTGCACTCTTAGCCAATTCTTCAGGAAGCGTACACGAATATTTTGATTAAGTAACTTGGCACAATTAAATATAAAACCTCTCTCCAAACCTCTCCCCTACCAGGGGAGAGGCTTTTACTCCCCCTTCCCTAGTAGGGAAGGGGGCTGGGGGGTTAGGTTTATATTATATTTTTTAACGCCCACTTACTTATCAAAAGCAATAACACCAATATTGATCCGTTGATCTGCGATTGGATCAGGAACATACTGAATTACACTATATTTGCTTGCCATAGAACTTAGTTATACATTTGCTAAAGATATTCCCACAATTCGTACTGGCGTTTGATCAAGACGGTATCAGTATTTAAAACACTCAATCCCAAAATGAGGCATACAATCTAGATAATCCTGCCAAAATTCTTGACTAAATTCCTTGATACCTTCAGGAGAAACTAGCATTTTTTGCCAACGTATATCTTTAAAACCAACTTTTTCCAATACCTTTTTATATGTATCTTTGCTGAGATAATAGTTATCAAAACTAAATTGTTTATCCGCAACAGAAAATATCAGCTTTATAGCTGTTCCTGGTTGCAGTGGTTCAGTAATAGTTTTAATAAATCCATATTTTTCAGTTTTGAGGTAGGAAATAGGAGATTGTTCACTATTATTATTTAATGTCACAAAACGCCCTCCTGGTTTGAGATTTGTAAATATGGTTTGACACATTTTTTGTAATTGTTCTTCAGTTTGGGCATAATTAAGTAAATAAGAAGCAACAACTAGATCAAAATCGCCAATTTTACCTAGTTCCATCACATTACCGACAATATATTGAATATCAAGTTGATTTTTAGCTTCTTCCTGTCTTGCCAGTTCCAGCATTTTCTCGGAAATATCAACTCCTACAACTAAAGATGCACCCTTTTGTTTAAATTGTCTAGTATATAATCCTTCTCCACAAGCTAAATCAAGAATTGACTTCCCTGTGATATCACCAAGCATATTAAAATATGTATATCTTTCAATATGCAGACGGATCGGCAACTCTTTGGCTTTTTTATATTCTTGGGCTATGCTGTCGTAATGTTCTGCCATTTTTTTACCTACTGCTACATTTATAGTTAAATAACTAAATAAAATTCACACATCTATTATTGGAAATATCCCACAACAGAAACACCCCAACCAATTAAACCACCACCTAATACCAACCATGCTGCATTGATGCGATAGCGAATGGCTAAAACTGCGGAAATCAAGAAAATAACTAAACCAAAAAAATCCACATAAAGCGTTTTTGTTAAAGTTAAAGTCGTGATTCCTAATTGCAATGTAGTCACTACCATTAAAGCTACAGCACTGACATTCACTGCATCTAAAAAAGCCCTTGTCCAAGATGAGGCACGTAAGCGAGGAATGAGAGGATTTAAAATAGCCACGAATAAAAATGAAGGGAGGAAAATTCCCACCGTTGCCACAATTGCACCAGGTATATCAGCAATGATATAACCTATAAAGGTAGCTGTGGACAGCACTGGTCCAGGAGTAAATTGACCGATAGCAACAGCATCTAATAACTGCTGTTGTGTTAACCAACCATATTCATTTACTAACCCACCTTGTAAAAATGCAATTAGTAAATAACCACCACCAAATAACACACTACCAACTTTGAGAAAAAATAAACCTAATTTCCATAAAGGTACAACAGGAGTTATAGTTATTACTGGCAAAGTTGTAGAAATAGTTAAAGCGGTAATAATTAAATTAATTTGATTACTATTACGTAACCAAATCATTCCTAATATTCCCCCCAACAACAAAGCAATAACTTCATTAATATTACCAAACCAAGTTATTAACCCAACTGCTACAGCAATTATAAGTAATTGTCTGGTTTTTACTGCTTTTTTTCCTAAACTCCAAAGGGCATTCAAAATAATAGCTAAAACCGCAGGTTTAATCCCATAAAGTAAAGGCGAAAATTGGGGTAAAGTTCCATAATTCACATAAATCCAAGCCAAGATACCTGTAATTAAAACCGCAGGTAAGATAAAACAAACACCCGCAACAATCAGACCTAGCCATCCTGCATAAATGTATC
This region of Anabaena sphaerica FACHB-251 genomic DNA includes:
- a CDS encoding phosphoribosyltransferase; translated protein: MSDLYVSWSDYHHKIEQLAVKIYQSGWEFNQIVCLARGGLRVGDILSRIYNQPLAILATSSYSGAGKQERGGLIVSPHLTMTTDRLGSRILLVDDLVDSGITLQQTIPWLKEHSEFPIEEIRTAVIWYKDCSVIAPDYYTDYLPDNPWIHQPFEIYEHTTPKELAEKQNLAVT
- a CDS encoding class I SAM-dependent methyltransferase, with amino-acid sequence MAEHYDSIAQEYKKAKELPIRLHIERYTYFNMLGDITGKSILDLACGEGLYTRQFKQKGASLVVGVDISEKMLELARQEEAKNQLDIQYIVGNVMELGKIGDFDLVVASYLLNYAQTEEQLQKMCQTIFTNLKPGGRFVTLNNNSEQSPISYLKTEKYGFIKTITEPLQPGTAIKLIFSVADKQFSFDNYYLSKDTYKKVLEKVGFKDIRWQKMLVSPEGIKEFSQEFWQDYLDCMPHFGIECFKY
- the chrA gene encoding chromate efflux transporter, translated to MNNLPLNRLGEVAKLFFKLGVIGFGGPVAHIAMIEDEVVKRRQWLTQEHFLDLLGATNLIPGPNSTEMAIHVGYIYAGWLGLIVAGVCFILPAVLITGILAWIYVNYGTLPQFSPLLYGIKPAVLAIILNALWSLGKKAVKTRQLLIIAVAVGLITWFGNINEVIALLLGGILGMIWLRNSNQINLIITALTISTTLPVITITPVVPLWKLGLFFLKVGSVLFGGGYLLIAFLQGGLVNEYGWLTQQQLLDAVAIGQFTPGPVLSTATFIGYIIADIPGAIVATVGIFLPSFLFVAILNPLIPRLRASSWTRAFLDAVNVSAVALMVVTTLQLGITTLTLTKTLYVDFFGLVIFLISAVLAIRYRINAAWLVLGGGLIGWGVSVVGYFQ
- a CDS encoding DUF29 domain-containing protein, with product MTVNTDLQSLYELDENLWLEETIILLKEKRFQDLDLNNLIEELEALGKRDKNAVASLLEQIIRHFLLLPYWTEEYEINGNYWQTEIIGFRNQLERLLTNNLQNYLHSKLEKIYRSALKYVKQKTRFKIDFPEDCPYTLEQLLDENYL
- a CDS encoding MFS transporter, translating into MNDANSEKLASEKLDLKTKLAYGAGDLGPAITSNIAIFFLLVFFTNVAGIPAGLAGSILMIGKIWDAVNDPVVGLLTDKTKSRRWGRRLPWLLYGAIPFGIFFFLQWIVPQFSPEQSSNIWPLFWYYVVIGVISQAFFTVVNLPYTAMTPELSQDYDERTSLNSFRFTFSIGGSILSLILAQIVFSVIDNPQQQYLVLAAICTVISTLSLYWCVYGTRDRIMAFEAKRIQLEETAEIPFIEQIKIAFSNRPFLFVIAIYLFSWLGVQITASIIPYFVIYCMGMKNSEVPTVLIAVQATALLMLFVWSNLSRRFGKKLVYFLGMSLWIIAAAGLFFLKSNQIGLMYVMAVMAGCGVSTAYLIPWSMIPDVIELDELQTGQRREGVFYGFMVLLQKFGLAFGLFIVGNALQASGFKETVVGQSTLPIQPESALLAIRIAVGPIPTICLIIGLILTFFYPITREMHAEIMLKLQERRENNS